A single window of Microbacterium oryzae DNA harbors:
- a CDS encoding RluA family pseudouridine synthase, translating into MSQSRRLPIPDGLEGVRVDAALAKMLGFSRTFAAEVAEAGGVELDGIVVGKSDRVSAGSWLDVEWQPKEEPRVIPVEVPDLGIVHQDDDIVVVDKPSGVAAHPSVGWEGPTVLGALLAAGVRVATTGAAERQGIVHRLDVGTSGLMVVAKTERAYTLLKRAFKERTVDKIYHAVVQGHPDPLSGTIDAPIGRHPNHSWKFAVIPDGKDSVTHYETIEAFRGASLLEIHLETGRTHQIRVHMAAHRHPCVGDPLYGGDPTLSARLGLTRQWLHAHELAFAHPGSGEWVQFTSQYPADLQHALDVLRDE; encoded by the coding sequence ATGAGCCAGTCGCGGCGCCTTCCCATCCCGGATGGCCTGGAGGGCGTCCGCGTGGACGCCGCGCTCGCGAAGATGCTCGGGTTCTCCCGCACGTTCGCCGCGGAGGTCGCCGAGGCCGGCGGCGTCGAGCTGGACGGCATCGTCGTCGGCAAGTCCGACCGCGTCTCGGCGGGCTCCTGGCTCGACGTGGAGTGGCAGCCGAAGGAGGAGCCCAGGGTCATCCCCGTCGAGGTGCCCGATCTCGGCATCGTGCACCAGGACGACGACATCGTCGTCGTCGACAAGCCCTCCGGGGTCGCCGCGCACCCCTCCGTGGGGTGGGAGGGCCCGACCGTGCTCGGCGCGCTGCTGGCCGCGGGCGTGCGGGTGGCGACGACCGGCGCCGCCGAACGGCAGGGCATCGTGCACCGCCTCGACGTCGGTACCAGCGGGCTCATGGTCGTGGCGAAGACCGAGCGCGCGTACACGCTGCTCAAGCGCGCGTTCAAGGAGCGCACGGTCGACAAGATCTACCACGCGGTGGTGCAGGGGCATCCCGACCCGCTCAGCGGGACGATCGACGCGCCGATCGGCCGCCATCCGAACCACTCGTGGAAGTTCGCCGTCATTCCCGACGGCAAGGACTCGGTGACGCACTATGAGACCATCGAGGCGTTCCGCGGGGCGTCGCTCCTCGAGATCCACCTCGAGACCGGCCGCACGCATCAGATCCGCGTGCACATGGCGGCCCACCGCCATCCGTGCGTCGGCGACCCGCTCTACGGCGGCGACCCCACGCTCTCGGCACGGCTCGGCCTGACGCGCCAGTGGCTGCACGCGCATGAGCTGGCGTTCGCTCACCCCGGTTCGGGGGAGTGGGTGCAGTTCACCTCGCAGTACCCCGCGGACCTGCAGCACGCGCTGGACGTCCTCCGCGACGAGTAG
- the lspA gene encoding signal peptidase II: MSGRPPLRAAAAGTTIAILAAVVLAADQFSKHLAIESLTPGTTRPVLGDVLQWHLVYNPGAAFSLGEGVTWIFTLAMAIVAAIIVWLAATRIRSRVWAIVLGLLLGGVLGNLVDRVFREPGFAVGHVVDFILTPWMWFWTTPAIYNVADMFIVTMMISVAVLTLIGIRFDGTRERTRETTDADAPGAEPGA, encoded by the coding sequence TTGTCGGGCCGACCCCCTCTGCGTGCTGCGGCGGCCGGCACCACGATCGCGATCCTCGCGGCCGTGGTGCTGGCCGCCGATCAGTTCTCCAAGCACCTCGCCATCGAGAGCCTCACCCCGGGCACGACCAGGCCGGTGCTCGGTGATGTCCTCCAGTGGCATCTCGTCTACAACCCGGGGGCGGCGTTCTCCCTCGGGGAGGGCGTCACCTGGATCTTCACGCTGGCGATGGCGATCGTCGCGGCCATCATCGTCTGGCTGGCCGCCACCCGCATCCGCTCGCGTGTGTGGGCGATCGTCCTGGGGCTGCTCCTCGGCGGCGTGCTGGGCAATCTCGTCGACCGCGTGTTCCGCGAGCCGGGCTTCGCGGTCGGGCATGTCGTGGACTTCATCCTCACGCCGTGGATGTGGTTCTGGACCACCCCGGCGATCTACAACGTCGCCGACATGTTCATCGTCACGATGATGATCTCGGTCGCGGTGCTGACGCTCATCGGCATCCGCTTCGACGGCACGCGCGAGCGCACCCGCGAGACGACCGATGCGGATGCGCCCGGGGCGGAGCCCGGCGCATGA
- a CDS encoding DivIVA domain-containing protein: MALTPDDVVTKQFQHVRFKEGFDPDEVDDFLDEIVVEWRKTIEENEQLKAQLAQYESGEAAPAAAPAAEAPVEEAPEAPAVEAAPEAQVEQAPVQEAPAAAGVSSTASSAASIIERAQRLHDEHVAEGQAQAEQLVSEAQAKANQIVSDAEAKQREITTKLDTERKSLESRISELRQFEQDYRQQLRTYFETKLKDLDSSATTASSTPVSAIGL, from the coding sequence ATGGCATTGACCCCGGATGACGTCGTCACCAAGCAGTTCCAGCACGTCCGGTTCAAGGAGGGCTTCGACCCGGACGAGGTCGACGACTTCCTGGATGAGATCGTCGTCGAGTGGCGCAAGACCATCGAGGAGAACGAGCAGCTGAAGGCTCAGCTGGCGCAGTACGAGTCCGGCGAGGCCGCCCCGGCCGCCGCTCCCGCTGCCGAGGCTCCCGTCGAGGAGGCGCCCGAGGCGCCCGCCGTCGAGGCCGCTCCCGAGGCTCAGGTCGAGCAGGCCCCCGTGCAGGAGGCGCCCGCCGCCGCCGGCGTGTCGTCCACCGCGAGCAGCGCCGCGAGCATCATCGAGCGCGCGCAGCGTCTGCACGACGAGCACGTCGCCGAGGGCCAGGCCCAGGCCGAGCAGCTCGTCTCCGAGGCGCAGGCCAAGGCGAACCAGATCGTCTCCGACGCCGAGGCGAAGCAGCGCGAGATCACGACCAAGCTCGACACCGAGCGCAAGTCGCTCGAGAGCCGCATCTCCGAGCTGCGCCAGTTCGAGCAGGACTACCGTCAGCAGCTGCGCACCTACTTCGAGACCAAGCTGAAGGACCTCGACTCGTCGGCCACGACCGCGAGCTCGACGCCGGTCTCGGCCATCGGTCTGTAA
- a CDS encoding YggT family protein — protein MSVFALIASILNFVLLLYIFVLFARLVLEYIPMFNREWRPKGAVLVLAEVVYTLTDPPIRMFRKVIPPLRVGGIAIDFAFALTMLICFILLSVTRTLALV, from the coding sequence GTGAGCGTGTTCGCCCTCATCGCCTCGATCCTGAACTTCGTCCTCCTGCTGTACATCTTCGTGCTCTTCGCGCGCCTCGTGCTCGAGTACATCCCGATGTTCAACCGGGAGTGGCGACCGAAGGGCGCGGTCCTCGTGCTCGCGGAGGTCGTGTACACGCTGACCGACCCGCCGATTCGGATGTTCCGCAAGGTCATCCCGCCGCTGCGCGTGGGCGGGATCGCCATCGACTTCGCGTTCGCGCTGACGATGCTGATCTGCTTCATCCTGCTGTCGGTCACGCGGACGCTCGCGCTCGTCTGA